A window of Akkermansia muciniphila contains these coding sequences:
- a CDS encoding glycoside hydrolase family 43 protein, with protein sequence MKPLLLTFFAGLAYCLFPVATADAPVRHTSFKPGEIWTDNNGVHINAHGGGILYDKGTYYWYGEHKVEGDAGNRAQVGVHCYSSKDLYNWKDEGIALKVVEGDNSHPIAKGCILERPKVVYNKKTKKYVMWFHLELRGKGYGSAYAGVATATKPTGPFTFLKAGRVNPGKWPMNLDKKDRTTEFTKEMPDYVRIIRRDYPGGQMSRDMTIFVDDNGKAYHIYSSEGNITLHIAELTPDYTGHTGKYVRAFVNRYMEAPAICKHNGKYYLIASGCSGWAPNAARSAVAKNIAGPWTELKNPCVGPKAGITFGGQSTYILPVQGKPGKFIFMADIWRPKNAIDGRHMWLPMKWDGDQIILEWKDEWTLKDL encoded by the coding sequence ATGAAACCGCTTCTGCTTACTTTTTTTGCCGGACTGGCCTATTGCCTTTTCCCCGTTGCCACGGCTGACGCCCCCGTCAGGCACACGTCTTTCAAGCCCGGAGAAATCTGGACGGACAACAACGGCGTGCACATTAACGCCCACGGCGGCGGCATCCTTTACGACAAGGGCACCTACTACTGGTACGGGGAGCACAAGGTGGAGGGAGACGCCGGAAACCGCGCCCAGGTGGGCGTGCACTGCTACTCCTCCAAGGACCTGTACAACTGGAAGGACGAAGGCATTGCGTTGAAAGTGGTGGAAGGGGACAACTCCCACCCCATCGCCAAAGGGTGCATCCTGGAACGTCCCAAGGTGGTCTACAACAAAAAGACTAAAAAATACGTGATGTGGTTCCATCTGGAACTCAGGGGCAAGGGTTACGGCTCCGCATATGCGGGCGTGGCAACGGCCACGAAGCCGACGGGCCCGTTCACCTTCCTGAAGGCCGGGCGCGTCAATCCGGGCAAATGGCCCATGAATCTGGACAAAAAGGACCGGACAACCGAGTTCACCAAGGAAATGCCCGACTACGTCCGCATCATCCGCAGGGATTACCCGGGAGGCCAGATGAGCCGTGACATGACCATCTTTGTGGACGACAACGGAAAGGCCTACCACATCTATTCTTCGGAAGGCAACATCACCCTGCACATCGCGGAACTGACGCCGGACTACACGGGACATACGGGAAAATATGTCCGGGCCTTCGTCAACCGCTACATGGAAGCCCCGGCTATCTGCAAACACAACGGGAAATACTACCTTATCGCCTCCGGGTGCTCCGGCTGGGCGCCCAACGCCGCCCGCAGCGCCGTAGCCAAAAACATCGCCGGGCCGTGGACGGAACTCAAGAACCCGTGCGTGGGGCCCAAAGCCGGCATCACCTTCGGCGGCCAGAGCACCTACATCCTGCCCGTGCAGGGCAAGCCCGGCAAATTCATCTTCATGGCGGACATCTGGCGGCCCAAAAACGCCATTGACGGGCGGCATATGTGGCTGCCCATGAAATGGGACGGGGACCAGATTATTCTGGAATGGAAGGATGAATGGACATTAAAAGACCTGTAA
- a CDS encoding PEP-CTERM sorting domain-containing protein codes for MKLSTFCILCCLSAGISQAATYVWSGAAGNGIYGDSNNWTVNGTPNGYYPQHSTNDNAVIGEDAGTVTWSTAQSFFGATNTVQIGSGSTLVCTTTIGDLNVNSFKLDGNSQLVFESTNAFGLGRDFTLDFGTFSAAEHGSWVATDLTNFWTNGKTVTFTGTLDMNSLSGSGTIELASIKSGQQGGNLNLDLSGLNIASNSQVHATVTQVTENGVTKVLVNYETVPEPATATLSLLGLGALLLRRKRQ; via the coding sequence ATGAAGCTATCTACATTCTGCATTTTATGCTGCCTGTCCGCGGGGATTTCCCAGGCCGCCACTTACGTCTGGAGCGGAGCGGCAGGAAACGGGATTTACGGAGATTCCAATAACTGGACCGTGAACGGCACGCCAAACGGCTATTATCCGCAGCACAGCACCAATGACAACGCCGTCATTGGGGAAGATGCCGGAACCGTTACATGGTCCACCGCCCAATCCTTTTTCGGCGCCACCAATACGGTCCAGATCGGTTCCGGAAGCACCCTGGTCTGCACCACCACGATAGGGGACCTTAACGTCAATTCCTTTAAGCTGGACGGCAATTCCCAACTGGTATTCGAATCTACCAACGCCTTTGGGCTGGGCCGCGACTTTACGCTGGACTTCGGCACCTTTTCTGCAGCGGAACACGGTTCCTGGGTTGCCACGGACCTCACCAACTTCTGGACCAACGGAAAGACCGTCACCTTCACCGGCACGCTGGACATGAACAGCCTTTCCGGAAGCGGCACCATTGAACTGGCTTCCATCAAATCCGGCCAGCAGGGAGGCAATCTCAACCTGGACCTGAGCGGACTGAACATCGCCAGCAACTCCCAGGTTCATGCGACTGTAACGCAGGTCACGGAAAACGGCGTTACCAAGGTGCTCGTGAACTATGAAACCGTTCCGGAACCCGCAACGGCTACGCTGAGTCTCCTGGGACTGGGCGCCCTGCTGTTAAGAAGAAAGAGACAGTAG
- the trxA gene encoding thioredoxin, producing the protein MANVFSEANFEDEVLKSDIPVLVDFWATWCGPCRMIAPIIDQLSTELAGKIKVGKVDVDANNGLAATYGVRTIPTLLIIKDGEIMDTMVGASSKDAIMQRLRPFM; encoded by the coding sequence ATGGCAAACGTATTTTCCGAAGCAAATTTTGAGGACGAAGTTCTGAAGTCCGACATCCCTGTGCTTGTCGACTTCTGGGCTACATGGTGCGGTCCCTGCCGCATGATCGCCCCGATCATTGACCAGCTCTCCACGGAACTGGCCGGCAAGATCAAGGTGGGCAAAGTGGATGTGGACGCCAATAACGGCCTGGCCGCTACCTACGGCGTGCGCACCATTCCCACGCTCCTGATTATCAAGGATGGGGAAATTATGGACACGATGGTGGGCGCCTCTTCCAAGGACGCCATCATGCAGCGCTTGCGCCCGTTCATGTAA
- the asnS gene encoding asparagine--tRNA ligase, translated as MSRTLVKRALASEAEMPDVLIQGWVRTRRDSKAFSFLEVNDGSSVASLQVVADEGIPGYERIGEMTTGSAVSIRGALVAGQGRQRWELRASSLELVGTAPDSYPLQKKGHTPEFLRSIAHLRPRTNLFGAVFRMRSRLAFAIHRFFQARDFSWVSTPIITASDCEGAGEMFRVTTLEVGDAASHDAARDFFGKAAYLTVSGQLEGEAFACALSNIYTFGPTFRAENSNTTRHAAEFWMVEPEMAFCDLHGDMDMAEAFIRFLVSDALENSAEEVEFLTRFVDKGLKERLEHVKETPFVRCSYTEAVDILLKSGKAFDYPVSWGINLQSEHERFLTEEHFKCPVIVYNYPKEIKPFYMRLNEDGKTVTAMDVLVPGIGEIVGGSQREERLDILLENMNRMGMNEEAYQWYADLRRYGTVPHAGFGAGFERLLMFITGVTNIRDVLPFARTPRNCEF; from the coding sequence ATCAGCAGAACATTGGTGAAGCGTGCCCTGGCCAGTGAGGCGGAAATGCCGGACGTACTGATTCAGGGCTGGGTGCGGACGCGCCGTGATTCCAAGGCTTTTTCCTTTCTGGAGGTGAATGACGGTTCTTCCGTAGCATCCCTTCAGGTGGTGGCGGATGAAGGCATTCCCGGTTATGAACGGATCGGGGAAATGACAACCGGGTCCGCCGTGAGCATCCGCGGAGCTCTCGTCGCCGGGCAGGGCAGGCAGCGCTGGGAACTGCGCGCCTCTTCCCTGGAGCTGGTGGGGACCGCCCCGGATTCCTACCCCCTGCAAAAAAAGGGGCATACGCCGGAATTCCTGCGTTCCATTGCCCATCTGCGGCCCCGCACCAACCTGTTCGGCGCCGTGTTCCGCATGCGCAGCAGGCTGGCGTTTGCCATTCACCGGTTTTTCCAGGCCAGGGACTTTTCCTGGGTCAGCACGCCCATCATTACCGCCAGCGACTGCGAGGGTGCGGGTGAAATGTTCCGCGTAACGACGCTGGAGGTGGGTGACGCCGCCTCCCATGACGCTGCCCGTGATTTCTTCGGCAAGGCGGCATACCTCACCGTGAGCGGCCAGCTGGAAGGGGAAGCCTTTGCGTGCGCCCTGAGCAATATTTATACCTTCGGCCCCACCTTCCGGGCGGAAAATTCCAATACCACGCGCCATGCGGCGGAATTCTGGATGGTGGAGCCTGAAATGGCCTTCTGCGACCTGCACGGGGACATGGACATGGCGGAGGCGTTTATCCGTTTCCTGGTCAGCGACGCCCTGGAAAACAGTGCGGAGGAAGTCGAATTCCTGACCAGGTTTGTGGACAAGGGGCTGAAAGAGCGGCTGGAGCACGTGAAGGAAACGCCATTTGTGCGCTGTTCCTATACGGAGGCCGTGGACATCCTTCTCAAGAGTGGAAAGGCGTTTGATTATCCCGTTTCCTGGGGCATCAACCTTCAGAGCGAGCACGAACGCTTCCTGACGGAAGAGCATTTCAAGTGCCCGGTCATTGTGTACAACTACCCTAAGGAGATCAAACCCTTCTACATGCGCCTGAATGAGGACGGAAAAACCGTTACCGCCATGGATGTGCTGGTGCCCGGCATCGGCGAAATCGTGGGTGGGAGCCAGCGTGAAGAGAGGCTGGATATTCTGCTGGAAAACATGAACCGCATGGGCATGAATGAGGAGGCGTACCAATGGTATGCGGACCTCCGCCGTTACGGCACCGTGCCGCATGCCGGATTCGGCGCCGGGTTTGAACGCCTTTTGATGTTCATTACCGGGGTGACTAACATCCGGGACGTGCTGCCCTTTGCGCGCACTCCGCGGAACTGTGAGTTCTGA
- a CDS encoding C39 family peptidase — translation MRFISSVLSLFSACCLLPAAWGAGDIAPDLKSGAFWSLPQPDLFGKYFNGESGGWVDKGKTQLRIAKPAIKLGKMSLGEMLVHWKEGVPQSMTIMMYNKGDNGAIDKEEFEKRLDRIREALTELTGVQPREYRASRREAVVKVNGWSWSWDKGAIALEINTSKDGREFEAEFIRLKAGPTEASIARGDTSSRAKKADVKQHVRKEGKRVVIQDIPMVDQGQKGYCVVATAARIFAYYGMDYVDQHELASLANSSAEGGTSTKEMAENLKKIGARFQIRIKVLDSLTDARDFRNLLKAYNRAASKLKKEKFEDEYDWPGFWDNADGEVLKLARAGSPSQMDKWLNSIKPYISAGIPVLWSVQLGVVPEPMRISQTRGGHLRLIIGFDEEKKTLIFSDSWGADHTEKEMPLADAIAITTGRQVMQPSK, via the coding sequence ATGCGATTCATCTCTTCAGTCCTGTCCCTTTTTTCTGCCTGCTGTCTTCTTCCCGCCGCCTGGGGCGCGGGAGACATTGCTCCGGATTTGAAGTCCGGTGCGTTCTGGAGTCTGCCGCAGCCGGATTTGTTCGGAAAATATTTTAACGGAGAGTCCGGAGGCTGGGTGGACAAGGGAAAGACCCAGCTGCGGATTGCGAAGCCTGCGATCAAGCTGGGGAAAATGTCCCTGGGGGAAATGCTGGTGCACTGGAAGGAGGGAGTTCCCCAGTCCATGACCATCATGATGTATAACAAGGGGGACAACGGAGCCATTGACAAGGAAGAGTTTGAAAAGCGCCTGGACCGTATCCGGGAGGCCCTGACAGAGCTCACCGGAGTGCAGCCCAGGGAATACCGCGCCTCCCGGCGGGAAGCGGTGGTGAAGGTGAACGGCTGGTCCTGGAGCTGGGACAAGGGGGCGATTGCCCTGGAGATCAATACGTCCAAGGATGGCAGGGAATTTGAAGCGGAATTTATCCGGTTGAAGGCTGGTCCCACGGAGGCTTCCATCGCGCGGGGAGACACTTCCTCCCGCGCCAAGAAGGCTGACGTGAAACAGCATGTCAGGAAGGAGGGAAAACGCGTGGTGATCCAGGATATTCCCATGGTGGACCAGGGGCAGAAGGGTTATTGCGTGGTGGCTACGGCCGCCCGCATTTTTGCCTATTACGGAATGGATTACGTGGACCAGCATGAGCTGGCTTCCCTGGCCAATTCCTCCGCTGAAGGAGGCACCAGCACGAAGGAAATGGCGGAGAACCTGAAAAAGATCGGGGCGCGCTTCCAGATCCGGATCAAGGTCCTGGATTCCCTGACCGATGCCCGGGATTTCAGGAACCTGCTGAAAGCCTACAACCGCGCGGCGTCCAAATTGAAAAAGGAAAAGTTCGAGGATGAGTATGACTGGCCCGGCTTCTGGGACAATGCGGACGGAGAAGTGCTGAAACTGGCGCGGGCCGGATCTCCTTCCCAGATGGATAAATGGCTTAATTCCATCAAGCCCTACATCTCGGCGGGCATTCCCGTATTATGGTCCGTGCAGCTGGGCGTAGTTCCGGAACCGATGCGCATTTCCCAGACGCGCGGGGGCCACCTGAGGCTCATCATCGGCTTTGATGAGGAAAAGAAAACGCTGATCTTCTCGGATTCCTGGGGAGCGGACCACACGGAGAAAGAAATGCCGCTGGCGGACGCCATCGCCATTACGACGGGGCGGCAAGTCATGCAGCCTTCCAAGTAA
- a CDS encoding glycoside hydrolase family 43 protein has protein sequence MTRTLKSLAALCLFCGAAAISTGETPEKHSSFKPGEIWTDNNGVHINAHGGGILYDKGTYYWYGEHKVEGDAGNYAQVGVHCYSSKDLYNWKDEGIALKVVEGDNSHPIAKGCILERPKVVYNKKTKKYVMWFHLELKGKGYGAAYAGVATADKPTGPFTFLKAGRVNPGKWPANMDKKDQTMKTFKGVPGLTSSALPEGVRSEDMFKKDFEKGQMSRDMTIFVDDNGKAYHIYSSEENSTTHIAELTPDYTGHTGKFVRVFPGRFMEAPAIFKHNGKYYFIASGCTGWAPNAARSAVARNIAGPWTELKNPCVGPKAGRTFGGQSTYILPVHGKPGKFIFMADIWRPQNAIDGRYLWLPIQFDGDQIKLEWKDEWKLEDM, from the coding sequence ATGACCAGGACCCTTAAATCACTTGCCGCCCTCTGCCTGTTCTGCGGCGCGGCCGCTATCTCCACCGGAGAGACCCCGGAAAAACATTCCTCCTTCAAGCCCGGAGAAATCTGGACGGACAACAACGGCGTGCACATCAACGCCCACGGCGGCGGCATCCTTTACGACAAGGGCACCTACTACTGGTACGGGGAGCACAAGGTGGAGGGAGACGCCGGGAACTACGCCCAGGTGGGCGTGCACTGCTACTCCTCCAAGGACTTGTACAACTGGAAGGATGAAGGAATTGCGTTGAAAGTGGTGGAAGGGGACAACTCCCACCCCATCGCCAAAGGGTGCATCCTGGAACGCCCCAAGGTAGTCTACAACAAAAAGACTAAAAAATACGTGATGTGGTTCCATCTGGAACTCAAGGGGAAAGGCTACGGAGCGGCCTACGCCGGAGTAGCGACGGCTGACAAACCCACGGGACCGTTCACCTTCCTGAAAGCCGGGCGCGTCAACCCGGGCAAATGGCCCGCGAACATGGACAAAAAGGATCAGACCATGAAAACATTCAAGGGAGTGCCCGGCCTGACCTCCAGCGCACTGCCGGAAGGAGTCCGTTCCGAGGACATGTTCAAGAAAGACTTTGAAAAGGGCCAGATGAGCCGTGACATGACCATCTTTGTGGACGACAACGGCAAGGCCTACCACATCTATTCCTCGGAAGAAAACAGCACCACGCACATCGCGGAGCTTACGCCGGACTATACCGGACACACCGGGAAATTCGTGCGTGTCTTCCCGGGGCGTTTCATGGAGGCTCCGGCCATTTTCAAGCACAACGGAAAATACTACTTCATCGCTTCCGGCTGCACGGGCTGGGCGCCCAACGCCGCCCGCAGCGCCGTAGCCAGGAACATCGCCGGACCGTGGACGGAACTCAAGAATCCCTGTGTGGGACCCAAGGCGGGGAGAACCTTCGGCGGCCAGAGCACCTACATCCTGCCCGTGCATGGCAAGCCCGGCAAATTCATCTTCATGGCGGATATCTGGAGGCCCCAGAACGCCATTGACGGCCGCTACCTGTGGCTGCCCATCCAGTTTGACGGAGACCAGATCAAGCTGGAATGGAAGGATGAATGGAAACTGGAAGACATGTAA
- a CDS encoding prenyltransferase/squalene oxidase repeat-containing protein → MNKAILLLAALGACTALCAPAQPGNTEKKEKRDTIPIARVPDVPPPSREKLDASIRKAADFLLDNQNRDGSWGSHTLTKGLNVICPYPEGPRSFRTASTSLCVIGLLTSPLKEDPAVKTALDKAIQYLLTTLPTLKRGDTRTVLGVWGHAYGLSALCRAARDLPEDSPRYAELKKVAALQMEALDQMADVQGGWGYYTFQTFSKRPIGEPTSFLTATVLIAYKDAERAFGLKPDPRILKRAVAGLEKLRTPAGSYVYSFSHSFYPGRPINRHTGSLARTPAGDLALIQYDPDFVSRLQLEDGLERIWSRGGWLSLAVKKPIPHESFAQNAGYFFYYGYYYAARCLSEVPAERLKRHASHLAADLLPMQEKDGSWWDYPLYNYHKFYGTGYALFAVSRVRDSLYPPSPAPAP, encoded by the coding sequence ATGAACAAGGCTATCCTCCTTCTCGCCGCCCTGGGCGCCTGTACGGCGCTCTGCGCTCCCGCGCAACCGGGAAATACGGAAAAGAAGGAGAAAAGGGATACCATCCCCATCGCCAGGGTGCCGGATGTTCCGCCACCCTCCCGGGAAAAGCTGGACGCCTCCATCCGCAAGGCGGCGGATTTCCTGCTGGACAACCAGAACAGGGACGGTTCCTGGGGAAGCCACACGCTTACCAAGGGGCTGAACGTCATCTGCCCCTATCCGGAAGGCCCCAGGTCATTCAGGACCGCCTCCACCTCCCTGTGCGTGATCGGCCTGCTCACCAGCCCGCTGAAAGAGGACCCGGCCGTGAAAACGGCTCTGGACAAGGCCATCCAGTACCTGCTCACCACGCTTCCCACCCTGAAACGCGGGGACACGCGCACCGTGCTGGGCGTCTGGGGGCATGCCTACGGGCTTTCCGCCCTGTGCAGGGCGGCCCGGGACCTTCCAGAAGATTCCCCCCGGTACGCGGAGCTGAAAAAAGTGGCGGCGCTGCAGATGGAAGCGCTGGACCAGATGGCAGACGTCCAGGGCGGCTGGGGCTACTACACGTTCCAGACCTTCTCCAAACGCCCCATCGGAGAACCTACTTCCTTCCTGACCGCCACGGTGCTGATCGCCTACAAGGATGCGGAACGGGCCTTCGGCCTCAAGCCTGATCCCCGCATCCTCAAACGGGCGGTGGCCGGGCTGGAAAAACTGCGCACTCCCGCCGGGAGCTACGTTTATTCCTTCTCCCACTCCTTCTACCCCGGCAGGCCCATCAACCGCCACACCGGCAGCCTGGCCCGTACCCCGGCGGGTGATCTGGCCCTGATTCAGTATGATCCGGACTTCGTTTCCAGGCTTCAGCTGGAAGACGGCCTGGAACGCATCTGGAGCCGCGGAGGCTGGCTTTCACTGGCCGTGAAAAAGCCCATCCCGCATGAAAGCTTTGCCCAGAATGCGGGCTACTTTTTCTACTACGGCTACTATTATGCCGCCCGCTGCCTTTCCGAAGTGCCTGCCGAACGCCTGAAGCGCCATGCCTCCCATCTGGCGGCCGACCTGCTGCCCATGCAGGAAAAGGACGGTTCCTGGTGGGACTACCCCCTGTACAACTACCACAAATTCTACGGCACCGGCTATGCCCTGTTTGCCGTTTCCCGCGTGCGGGATTCCCTGTATCCACCAAGCCCGGCGCCCGCCCCCTGA
- a CDS encoding LysR substrate-binding domain-containing protein, translating to MITDFRLKVFETVARRLNFTRAAEELFITQPAVTRHIKELERLLDVRLFKREGRGIALTTEGARLLAHSRRILKEYETLEEDMSSGRDAPISGELSLGASSTMSQYVLPPLLALFNRHYPEIRIRLKSGNTEEMEQAVQHDAVQLGIVEGTATRTDLHYLPFMEDEIILAGGAHTAVPREGLSLPQLSGIPLIMREPGSGTRRVVEEALKAHGITTYGLHILMTLGNTESIKLYLAHSPACSFLSSLAVREELKRGDLKKIHVRQLEIRRSFHFATGHGDHSRINELFIKFCRNYYNKI from the coding sequence ATGATTACGGATTTCCGGCTGAAAGTGTTTGAGACCGTTGCGCGGCGGCTTAACTTCACCCGCGCGGCGGAGGAGCTGTTCATTACCCAGCCGGCTGTGACCCGCCATATCAAGGAACTGGAACGGCTGCTTGACGTGCGCCTGTTCAAGAGAGAGGGCCGCGGCATCGCCCTGACGACGGAAGGCGCCCGCCTGCTGGCTCACTCCCGCCGCATTTTAAAAGAATATGAAACGCTGGAGGAGGACATGTCTTCCGGCCGGGATGCCCCCATTTCCGGAGAATTGAGCCTGGGGGCCAGCTCCACCATGTCCCAGTACGTGCTGCCCCCGCTGCTGGCCCTGTTCAACCGCCATTATCCGGAGATAAGGATACGGCTGAAAAGCGGCAATACGGAAGAGATGGAGCAGGCCGTACAGCATGACGCCGTGCAGCTGGGCATCGTGGAAGGCACAGCAACGCGGACGGACCTGCATTACCTGCCCTTCATGGAGGATGAAATCATTCTGGCCGGAGGCGCCCACACCGCCGTGCCGCGGGAAGGTCTTTCCCTTCCGCAGCTTTCCGGCATTCCCCTCATCATGAGGGAGCCGGGGTCCGGAACACGCCGGGTGGTGGAGGAAGCCCTGAAGGCGCACGGAATAACCACTTACGGGCTTCATATCCTGATGACTCTGGGGAATACGGAAAGCATCAAGCTGTATCTGGCGCATTCACCCGCCTGTTCCTTTCTTTCCTCCCTCGCGGTCCGGGAAGAGCTCAAGCGCGGGGACCTGAAAAAAATCCACGTCCGCCAATTGGAAATCCGCCGCTCCTTCCATTTTGCCACCGGGCATGGGGACCACAGCAGAATTAATGAGTTATTCATTAAATTCTGCCGGAATTATTATAACAAAATCTAA
- a CDS encoding prenyltransferase/squalene oxidase repeat-containing protein, which translates to MFRLLLTSLFLTATLHAAAVEAESPARGKADTVPIAKIPDVPPAEAVQFDRAFRRGADFLLKSQNKDGSWGDHRVIGTWNILCPYPDGPLTFKTASTALCIVGLNASPLRDEPAVQQAMTRAEDYLIRTMPHLKRGDALCIYNTWAHTYVLDAMSMRAAGLDRNSPRYRELMDCARFQMERINELASAKGGWGYLTYTGYSRRPAAEPTSFLTGTVLISSWMAGRTFHLSLDGKVFRRALKFLKAQRTPAGTYVYSLGHAFYPGRPINRHTGSLARTPACDYALRLWEPEAVSLRQLIDGLDRLWSRRGWLAMALHKPTPHESFAQNSGYFFYYGYYYSGMCLDMLPPNRVKRHASLLANDILTRQGEDGSWWDYPLYNYHKFYGTGYALYALSRAWDKLYGTPPEPLITPKSIQP; encoded by the coding sequence ATGTTCCGCCTGCTGCTGACCAGCCTGTTTTTGACAGCCACCCTGCACGCTGCCGCAGTGGAAGCGGAATCCCCCGCCCGCGGCAAGGCGGATACCGTCCCCATCGCCAAAATCCCGGACGTTCCCCCTGCGGAAGCCGTGCAGTTTGACCGGGCATTCCGCCGCGGCGCGGACTTCCTGCTGAAAAGCCAGAACAAGGACGGCTCCTGGGGTGATCACCGCGTGATCGGCACCTGGAACATCCTCTGTCCCTATCCGGACGGCCCCCTGACGTTTAAAACGGCCAGCACGGCCCTGTGCATCGTGGGGCTGAACGCCAGCCCCCTGCGGGACGAACCGGCCGTGCAGCAGGCCATGACCCGTGCGGAAGACTACCTGATCCGGACGATGCCCCATTTGAAACGTGGGGACGCTCTCTGCATTTACAACACCTGGGCGCACACCTACGTGCTGGACGCCATGAGCATGCGGGCAGCCGGCCTGGACCGGAACAGCCCGCGCTACCGGGAACTGATGGACTGCGCCCGGTTCCAGATGGAGAGGATCAATGAGCTGGCCTCCGCCAAAGGCGGCTGGGGCTACCTGACCTACACCGGCTACAGCCGGCGTCCTGCGGCGGAACCCACTTCCTTCCTGACGGGAACGGTGCTCATCTCCTCCTGGATGGCCGGCAGGACATTCCATCTTTCCCTGGACGGCAAGGTATTCCGCCGGGCGCTGAAATTCCTGAAGGCCCAGAGGACACCGGCGGGAACCTACGTCTATTCCCTGGGGCACGCCTTCTATCCCGGACGTCCCATCAACCGCCATACCGGCAGCCTGGCCCGCACCCCCGCCTGTGATTACGCCCTCAGGCTGTGGGAGCCGGAAGCCGTCTCCCTGCGCCAGCTCATTGACGGGCTGGACCGTCTGTGGAGCCGCCGCGGCTGGCTGGCCATGGCCCTTCACAAGCCGACGCCGCATGAAAGTTTTGCCCAGAACTCCGGCTACTTTTTTTATTATGGATATTATTATTCGGGAATGTGTCTGGACATGCTGCCCCCAAACAGGGTAAAACGGCATGCGTCTCTGCTGGCGAACGACATTCTCACCCGGCAAGGTGAAGACGGTTCCTGGTGGGACTATCCCCTGTACAATTACCACAAATTCTATGGTACCGGCTATGCCCTGTACGCCCTTTCCCGCGCATGGGACAAGCTCTACGGCACGCCCCCTGAACCACTAATCACGCCCAAATCCATTCAGCCATGA
- a CDS encoding HlyD family efflux transporter periplasmic adaptor subunit, which yields MKRISLTTAGLLAALIMGVPAMADSIAPGILLPKKNTKSISFSPKGTSDIFLLGIMSQGSSVKKGESVAQADFRILDRSIEDYERTIKSKNLEVLKLRYALDQQKERSAMALQKYQTALTRTEEDQKDFLEKRKARMLAEEEERVNRALRHMSYKQEELNQLTKMYKDDQVAEETEEIILKRLKNELGESEFAVQGAKLVAELAKLRNIHRLGEDYATAVREKQTDLAEAKKQADFDLEQKKIALTEAEVSLRRLQDKYNELKADREMAAFKAPESGILLYGGYVADKWVAIPVAEKLKPGGKLEAFDKIATIVPPDSELIVQATLPDSTATPKVGEPVIIKVTNMQIPGVITEASPIPGADGKRRIIITPKVPASQIFAPGLPVQVTLKDQQA from the coding sequence ATGAAGCGCATATCCCTCACCACCGCCGGCCTTCTGGCCGCTCTCATCATGGGAGTCCCCGCCATGGCGGATTCCATCGCCCCGGGCATCCTGCTGCCCAAAAAGAACACCAAATCCATTTCCTTTTCCCCCAAGGGAACCTCCGACATCTTCCTTCTGGGCATCATGTCACAGGGCAGTTCCGTGAAAAAGGGAGAATCTGTGGCGCAGGCTGACTTCCGCATCCTGGACAGGAGCATTGAGGACTACGAACGCACCATTAAAAGCAAGAACCTGGAAGTGCTGAAACTCCGTTACGCCCTGGACCAGCAGAAGGAGCGCTCCGCCATGGCCCTGCAAAAATACCAGACCGCCCTGACGCGCACGGAAGAGGACCAGAAGGACTTTCTGGAAAAACGGAAGGCCCGCATGCTGGCGGAAGAGGAGGAACGCGTGAACCGGGCCCTGCGCCACATGTCCTACAAGCAGGAGGAGCTGAACCAGCTCACCAAGATGTACAAGGACGACCAGGTGGCGGAAGAAACGGAGGAAATCATCCTGAAGCGCCTGAAGAACGAACTGGGCGAAAGCGAATTTGCCGTGCAGGGGGCCAAGCTCGTTGCGGAGCTTGCCAAGCTGCGCAACATCCACCGCCTGGGGGAAGATTACGCCACTGCGGTCAGGGAAAAGCAGACAGACCTGGCGGAAGCTAAAAAACAGGCGGACTTTGACCTGGAACAGAAAAAGATAGCCCTGACGGAAGCGGAAGTTTCCCTGCGCCGCCTTCAGGACAAATACAATGAACTGAAAGCGGACCGGGAAATGGCCGCCTTCAAGGCGCCGGAAAGCGGCATCCTCCTTTACGGCGGCTACGTGGCGGACAAATGGGTGGCCATTCCGGTAGCGGAAAAGCTGAAGCCCGGCGGCAAGCTGGAAGCCTTTGATAAAATAGCCACCATCGTCCCCCCTGATTCGGAACTGATCGTTCAGGCTACCCTGCCGGATTCCACCGCCACGCCCAAGGTGGGGGAACCCGTCATCATCAAGGTGACGAACATGCAGATTCCGGGCGTAATCACGGAAGCCAGTCCTATTCCGGGCGCCGACGGCAAGCGGCGCATCATCATCACGCCCAAGGTTCCGGCCAGCCAGATATTCGCACCCGGCCTCCCCGTCCAGGTGACGCTCAAGGACCAGCAGGCGTAA